CTCCTCGGTGCACCGTGGCCAGGTCGGACAGCCGAGACCGGAGCCGGTCAGCCGGACAGCGCCACCGGTCACCACGATCCCGATGTTGACCACGAGGTTGGCGATCGCGGACCACCACAGGGCGCGCTGCGCGAGGGCAGAGGTGCCGGCGTACATCTGTCTCACTCCCACTTGAAGTAGCGCCCGGCCAGGACCGAGCCGATCACGGCCCAGACCGCCAGGGTCACCATGGCGACCGCATCGCAGCGGCCGTCGGTCAGGCCACCGCGCAGTGCGTCGCCGAGTGCTCCGGACGGCAGGAACCGGAGCACCTCGCCGGCAGCGCCGTAGGTGTCGCGGGGGAGCACCACGCCGCCACCCATCAGGAGCAGCAGGTAGACGAGGTTGGCTGCGGCCAGCGTTGCCTCGGCGCGGAGCGTGCCGGCCATCAGCAGACCGAGCGAGCCGAAGGCGAGCGTGCCCAGGAAGGTCCCGACCAGCGCAACGGGCAGACCGACGACGCCTCCGTCCGGCGTCCATCCCAGCGCGACGGCCACGCCGCAGATCACGATCGCCTGGAACACCTGCACCACGAAGATGGCGATGACCTTGCCCAGCAGCAGCCCGTGGCGGGGGAGCGGCGAGGCTCCGAGCCGCTTGATCAGGCCGTAGCGCCGTTCGAACCCAGTGGCGATCGCGAGCGAGGTGAACGACGTCGAGAGGACGGCCAGCGCGAGGACGCCCGGGGTGAGGACGTCGACCACCGGGGCGTCGAAGTCGAGGCCGAGTTGGTTGGCACCGATCACTCCACCGACGAGAGCGAGGACCGGGATGACGACGGCGAGCAGGAGCTGCTCGCCGTTGCGGAGCAGCAGCTTGGTCTCCATGGCGGCCTGGGCGCGGACCTGCTGGTGCAGGGGCGCCGCTCCGGGGGCGGGCGCGAACGGCGAGACGGTGCTCATGCCTCGAGCTCCCTTCCGGTGAGCTGCAGGAAGACGTCCTCGAGGGTGCGCTGGCCGAGGGTCAGGGACTCAGGAAGTACGCCGTGGTGGGCACACCACGCCGAGACCTTGGCCAGGGTGCTCGCGTCGGCGGGGCCCGAGATCAGCAGTGACTGCTCGTTGATGGCGATCACCTCGGTGTCGGGACCGAGGTCGGCCTGCAGCCCTGCAGGTGCGTCCGGCGGGAACGGCTCGGTGACGACCAGGCGGATGGTGGCGTGGCCGCGCGACCGGGTGAGCTCGAACGGCGAGCCGGAGGCGATCACGCGACCCCGGTCGATGACGTGCACCTGGTCGGCGAGACGCTCGGCCTCCTCCAGGTAGTGCGTGGTGAGGACGACGGTCACGCCCGAGTCGCGGAGCTCCTGGAGCAGCTCCCACGTCGTACGCCGCGCAGCAGGGTCCATGCCGGCCGTCGGCTCGTCGACGAAGACCAGCTCAGGCCGGCCGATGAGCGCCATGGCGAGCCCCAGGCGCTGCTGCTGGCCGCCGGAGAGGCGGCGGTAGGGGGTGGAGCCACACTCCTCGAGGCCGAGCCGCTCGACGAGCAACTCCACCGGGAGCGGATGGGCGTGGAGCGCAGCCATGTGTCGCAGCATCTCGACCGCGCGCACCCCGGACCACGCGCCGCCGGCCTGCAGCATCACGCCGATGCGGGGGAGCAGCTCGCGTCGCTGGGCGATCGGGTCGAGGCCCAGCACCCGGACCGTGCCGGATTGCGGTTTGCGGAATCCCTCGCAGGTCTCGAGCGTCGTGGTCTTGCCGGCTCCGTTCGGGCCCAGCACAGCGGTGATCGTGCCGCGCTCCACGGAGAGGGAGAGGCCGTCCACGGCAGTCTTGTCGCCGTAGCGCATGACCAGTCCGTCAATGAGGACGGCAGGGCCGTCCGGGTGGGGAGCATCGGTCACGGCGGACAGTCTAGGAACCAAAGTCGGATGCCCTTGTCGGTGGCCCGCTCTAGGGTCTTTGGCATGACCACACGACCGGCCATCGAGGCCGACAACCTGGTGAAGCACTATGGCGACACGGTGGCGGTGGACGGAGTGAGCTTCTCCGTCCCGCAGGGCACCGTCCTGGGCCTGCTCGGGCCCAACGGGGCAGGCAAGACGACCACCGTTCGCATGATGACCACCCTGACCAGGCCGACCTCGGGCACCGCCCGGGTTGCCGGCTTCGACGTCCGAGAGCAGCCGCGCCAGGTGCGCGCACGACTCGGCCTGACCGGCCAGGCCGCGACCGTTGACGAGCTGTTGACCGGCCGGGAGAACCTCCGCCTGATCGGCTCGCTCTATGGCCTCCCGTCCGCGGACGTCAAGCGGCGCAGCGATGAGCTGCTCGAGCGCTTCTCCCTGACCGAGGCGGCGGGCCGGATCGCGAAGGGCTACTCCGGTGGCATGCGCAGGCGGCTCGACCTCGCCGTCAGCCTCATCGCCCACCCGCCCGTGCTCTTCCTGGACGAGCCGACCACGGGGCTCGACCCACGCAGCCGCGTGGAGCTGTGGGCGGTGCTGCGCGACCTGGTGTCGGAGG
This genomic interval from Nocardioides cavernaquae contains the following:
- a CDS encoding ATP-binding cassette domain-containing protein — encoded protein: MTTRPAIEADNLVKHYGDTVAVDGVSFSVPQGTVLGLLGPNGAGKTTTVRMMTTLTRPTSGTARVAGFDVREQPRQVRARLGLTGQAATVDELLTGRENLRLIGSLYGLPSADVKRRSDELLERFSLTEAAGRIAKGYSGGMRRRLDLAVSLIAHPPVLFLDEPTTGLDPRSRVELWAVLRDLVSEGTTLLLTTQYLEEADHLADDIVVIDRGTVIAQGTPLQLKDAAGKASIVVTVSRADDLAEAERLIRTSVSEVHLDPGARQFTVAANGLADMTRIAAVFADSAIELDDLGLKRPSLDDVFLHLTGHRAEDAAPAESAEEALA
- a CDS encoding ABC transporter permease: MSTVSPFAPAPGAAPLHQQVRAQAAMETKLLLRNGEQLLLAVVIPVLALVGGVIGANQLGLDFDAPVVDVLTPGVLALAVLSTSFTSLAIATGFERRYGLIKRLGASPLPRHGLLLGKVIAIFVVQVFQAIVICGVAVALGWTPDGGVVGLPVALVGTFLGTLAFGSLGLLMAGTLRAEATLAAANLVYLLLLMGGGVVLPRDTYGAAGEVLRFLPSGALGDALRGGLTDGRCDAVAMVTLAVWAVIGSVLAGRYFKWE
- a CDS encoding ABC transporter ATP-binding protein yields the protein MTDAPHPDGPAVLIDGLVMRYGDKTAVDGLSLSVERGTITAVLGPNGAGKTTTLETCEGFRKPQSGTVRVLGLDPIAQRRELLPRIGVMLQAGGAWSGVRAVEMLRHMAALHAHPLPVELLVERLGLEECGSTPYRRLSGGQQQRLGLAMALIGRPELVFVDEPTAGMDPAARRTTWELLQELRDSGVTVVLTTHYLEEAERLADQVHVIDRGRVIASGSPFELTRSRGHATIRLVVTEPFPPDAPAGLQADLGPDTEVIAINEQSLLISGPADASTLAKVSAWCAHHGVLPESLTLGQRTLEDVFLQLTGRELEA